The Bacteroidota bacterium genome segment CACCGATGCCAGCCATCTCGGACTGGTCGGAGTAGAACTTGAAGTTCAGCGTCTCGTTGTCCGGGATCTGGAAGGACGCCTCCCAGAAATCGCCGCCCTGGCTGCTCGGCGTGAGGGTAGTGTTGTCGTTCCAGGCGATGACGCTGCCGTCAGGAAGCGCGCTCTGGTCGTCGGCGCAGCCGTCGAGGCAGCCACGCACCTGGATGTTGCGGTCGATATCGGTCTTGACCGTATCGGGCAGCGTGGCGGTGTTGAGCCGCAGCGTGACGTTGCGCTGCGCTTGGGCAGGCATCGCCACCGCGAACACGAACGCTGCCAGCGCGAGCCATCGCGCAGTGGTAGCAAAGGTCCGTTGCATAACAGATGTGGAATGGTTGGAGGAAGGATGCGTGCGGCCCAGCAGACGCCGGGGTGCACGCGAAAGAGCCGCAGATACGGCACTAGTGAACGCGCTCAAGCTGATGGATCAGAAGCCGAGCGCAAAGCTGATGCGGTTGACGCCGTCGAAGAATTCGAAGGCCTCGTAGGCGTAGTCGGCGGTGAGGTCGAGCGAGCCGAAGCCGTAGTTCAGGCCGCCGCCGAGGGTGAACGAGCGCGGGCTGTCGTCGAGGAAGAGCTCCTGGTAGCCGCCGCGCACCTGCACGAGGCCGCCGAGCAGCGCCACCTCGCCGCCGAGGTTGACGTACTGCCCCGCCGCGCTCGGGCTGACCGCGTCCACGGCGAGCGTCACGCGGGTTTCGGCCGTCTGGTAGACCTCCGTGGCGATGCCCACGCGCATGTTGAGCGGGAGGTCGAACGCCTCGGTAGCCAGCGTCGACCGGATGTTGTTGTTGTTGCCCTCCTGGTCGGGAGCGGTATCCACGGGCACGAGCAGGCCCTCGCCACCGAGTTGCATCTTGGTGCCGAAGTTGGAGATCGAGGCCCCCAGCCGCATCCCGTTGAAGGGCGTCGTGAACATCGTCCCGATGTCGAAGGCGACGCCCGTCGCTGAGGTCTCGTAGATCGACTCGTGCAGCACCTTGACTGTCGCCCCGAGCATGAAGCGGTCCGTGAGCGCGCGGGCGTAGGTCAGGCCCACGGCATACGAGCCCGCCGTGAACGTCTCGCCCGAGAGCCCGTCCTGGTCGAACTCGGTCGTGCGCGCCATCTCGGGCGTCGTCATGGCCGTGAACGAGAGGGCGACGGTCCCGAAGCCCGTCGAGGCCGCCACGCTCGCGTGGTTGAAATCGAGGCCCTCCAGCCAGGAGGCGTACTCGAAGGCCAGCCTGCCCCCGTTGATGCGCGCCAGCCCAGCGGGATTCCAGTAGACGGCCGAGAGGTCGTCGGCGATGGCTCCGAAGGCGCCGCCCATCGCCGTGGCGCGCGGGCCGACCGGGATGTTGAGGAACTCGGCGGCGGCGGTGCCGACCTTGTCCTGGGCGGTGGCGCGCGGGGCGAGCAGCGGCACGCTCACGAGCACGCCGAGCACGAGGGCCGCGAGGACGCGGGGCTTCGAGGAGGGTTGGGGACTAAACGTCATGGGCCTGTCGGTTCGGGAGGGCCGGTCGGAAAGCGCGGTAGAAGGAGCCATCACTTGATGAGGGCGAAGGTGCCCGTCGTCTCGCCAATGCCGGGCGCGTCGACGTGGTAGAGATAGACGCCGTAGGAGGCGCTCAGGCGGTCCTGCGTGAGCAGGTCCCACTCGGCCACGCCGTCGAGGAGCTGCTCAGGCGTCAGGTCTTCGTTGGAGCCTTCGTTGTGCTCGATGATCTCGACGAGACGCCCGCTCACGGTGAAGATGCGGATAGTCGCGCGCGGCGGTAGGCGCGTGAAGCGGATCACGCGGTCGCCGCGTCCCGTCGGGAACGGGTTCTGCGGCTCAAAGCGATTCGTGACGATGTAGGGGTTCGGCACCACCTTGATATCATCCAGGGTAGCCTGCGCGGCCTCCACGTCCAGGTCTGGACCCTGTGCGACGAACTCGAACGCGTCGCTGGCGAGGAACGGCTTTGCTGTGACAAGGGCCCCCTCGTCTCCCGCCTGCGGGTTGCGTGTCCCCGTCCCCTGGACGATGCTCAACTTGAACTGCCACGTCGGCACGAGGTCGTCGGTGCCGTCACCTGGTACGTCCTGGAGCAAGACGATGATGTCACTATCGCCCTGGCCACCGAGTGCCTCGAGATCGAGACTGAAGAGGTTCGTAGCTGCCGTGCCCTCTTCGAACTGGACTGCACCGTCACCGGTGAGGTCCCAGAACGCATACGGCACCTCGACTTCTTCGATCTGGCCGTTGCTCCCGATCACCTGCTGGAACACGCGGAAGTTGGTCGGCTTCGCGGGCAGCGTGCGCGCGAACGGAATGCGTACGGGCAACGCGACGGACTGGCCGCTCCCTGGCTGCCCCACCACAACGCGGTAGTCGGCAGGAAAGCGGAGGCCGATTTGGTTTCCGGAGATGCCCACGTTGAAGCGGCGTGCTTCGAGGTCATAGACCGCGTCGTCGCTCCACCCTGTCAGCGAATCGATAGGCGTGGTGAGGCCCACGTTCTCGAACGAGAGCTGGAAGCCTTCCGTGACGAGCACTTCATCGTCGTCGCCCAGCGCCTCGGAGTTCTCGATGAGGACCTCGCCGTCGGTGAGGTCTTCGAGCGTGAAGTCGAGCGTGGTCAGCGTGTCCTGCGTGGCATCGGAGCCGAGCAGCAGCGTATCGCGGAACGTGATGCGGTATCGGTTCCCGTCCTGGATGGCCGTCGGGTCGAGGATCGTGTAGTTAACGACCCCCGTCCCGAGTCCGCGCGTCTGCTCCAGCTGCGTGAGGTCCGCTTCAATGTAGCCGCCTGCCCCCTGCTCGGGCGTCACAGCGACCACGTTCGGACCGGTCCGGCCAAGCGACCCGTCCGAGCGGATCGAGATGGAGATCGGGCTTTCCGTCGGCGGAATCTCGAAGGCCTGCTGGCCCGGCTGCGTAGCGAGCGTGAAGGCCCCGAAGTCGTAGCTCACGACGGCGTAGTAGTACGTCACGCCGTTGATGACCTCGGTGTCCGTGAAGGTGTGGACGAGCCCGTCGGACGCCTCGCCCGGGTCGCGGGTGTCAGACCCGAGGAAGTACTTCGTCCCAGCGATGTCTACCGGGTGGAAGCCTTCGTTGCCGTTGATGAGGTCGTACTGTGCGATCGGCCGGAGGAACTGGAGGTTGCCGAACCCGTCCGTGATCGTCCGTGCGTCGAGGAAGCCGGGGTCGGTGGCCCGGTAGACGCGGTAGCCCTCGAAGTCATTCGGGTTGAGCCCGGGCGCGTCCAGGTCGGCGATGAACGTGTCGAAGGAGCGCTCGGCCTCGTCGTCCCAGTAGAGTGTCACCGCCCCGTCGCGGGCCACGGCGCGGACGGTTGGCGTGGTGGGTGCCTGCGCAAAGCGGTAGTCCGCCTCGTACGCCTCCTGCGCGTTCTGGCGCTTAGCCAGGTGGTCCTGATAGCGCTGCTCCACGTTGGTCGCGGCAGCCTGGTAGTTCACGTC includes the following:
- a CDS encoding PorV/PorQ family protein — translated: MTFSPQPSSKPRVLAALVLGVLVSVPLLAPRATAQDKVGTAAAEFLNIPVGPRATAMGGAFGAIADDLSAVYWNPAGLARINGGRLAFEYASWLEGLDFNHASVAASTGFGTVALSFTAMTTPEMARTTEFDQDGLSGETFTAGSYAVGLTYARALTDRFMLGATVKVLHESIYETSATGVAFDIGTMFTTPFNGMRLGASISNFGTKMQLGGEGLLVPVDTAPDQEGNNNNIRSTLATEAFDLPLNMRVGIATEVYQTAETRVTLAVDAVSPSAAGQYVNLGGEVALLGGLVQVRGGYQELFLDDSPRSFTLGGGLNYGFGSLDLTADYAYEAFEFFDGVNRISFALGF